One segment of Synechococcus sp. A15-24 DNA contains the following:
- a CDS encoding anthranilate synthase component I family protein: protein MTVPQRLDLPWREPLAVARQLESDDGLIWLDGDGSDLGRWVTLASQPLEVIHSQGLPGDAEARDPFTALNGLGPGHWTGWLSYEAAAWTEPGNPWSRDAMANLWIARHDPLLRFDLQQRQLWIEGTDPMAMQQLAARLQQRAPIPPATAPIPLEAWHQHTSREGFADGVRRIRALIAAGDLFQANLTACCSTDWPSDASAVELFQRVRQRCPAPFAGLVVADNGEALLSSSPERFLQVDPAGRVETRPIKGTRPRHRDPDRDAELAAELVCSDKDRAENVMIVDLLRNDLGRVCQPGSIQVSQLLGLESYSSVHHLTSVVEGQLQAGLSWVDLLRACWPGGSISGAPKLRACQRLQQLEPTSRGPYCGSLIRIDWDGRFDSNILIRTLMRKDHRLRAHAGCGIVADSDPDGEAEELMWKLRPLLEALA from the coding sequence ATGACCGTGCCCCAGCGGTTGGACCTGCCCTGGCGTGAACCGCTTGCCGTGGCCCGACAGCTGGAAAGCGACGACGGGCTGATATGGCTGGATGGTGACGGCAGTGACCTGGGCCGCTGGGTGACCCTGGCCAGCCAGCCGCTGGAGGTGATCCACAGCCAGGGCCTGCCGGGGGATGCGGAAGCCCGCGACCCTTTCACTGCATTGAACGGGCTGGGTCCGGGCCACTGGACCGGCTGGCTCAGTTATGAGGCGGCCGCCTGGACTGAACCCGGCAACCCCTGGTCCAGGGATGCCATGGCCAACCTGTGGATTGCCCGCCATGACCCGCTGCTGCGGTTTGACCTGCAGCAGCGGCAGCTCTGGATCGAAGGCACGGACCCGATGGCGATGCAGCAGCTGGCAGCGCGACTGCAGCAGAGAGCGCCCATCCCGCCGGCCACAGCGCCCATCCCGCTGGAGGCCTGGCATCAGCACACCAGCCGCGAAGGCTTCGCTGATGGCGTACGCCGGATCCGTGCGCTGATCGCCGCCGGTGATTTGTTCCAGGCCAACCTCACCGCCTGCTGCAGCACCGATTGGCCCAGTGATGCCTCGGCGGTGGAGTTGTTCCAACGGGTTCGTCAACGCTGCCCTGCGCCGTTTGCGGGCCTGGTGGTGGCGGACAACGGCGAAGCACTGCTCTCCTCCTCGCCCGAACGGTTCCTTCAGGTGGACCCCGCCGGCCGGGTCGAAACCCGACCGATCAAAGGCACACGGCCTCGCCATCGTGATCCAGACCGCGACGCCGAGCTGGCGGCGGAGCTGGTCTGCAGCGACAAGGACCGGGCCGAAAACGTCATGATCGTGGACCTCCTGCGCAATGACCTCGGCCGCGTCTGCCAACCGGGCTCCATCCAGGTGTCGCAACTGCTCGGCCTGGAGAGCTACAGCTCGGTGCATCACCTCACATCGGTGGTGGAAGGGCAGCTGCAAGCTGGGCTCAGCTGGGTGGATCTGCTTCGGGCCTGCTGGCCGGGTGGATCGATCAGCGGTGCCCCGAAGCTGAGGGCCTGCCAGCGGCTGCAGCAGCTGGAGCCCACCAGCCGCGGCCCCTACTGCGGCTCCCTGATCCGCATCGACTGGGACGGACGCTTCGACAGCAACATCCTGATCCGCACACTGATGCGGAAGGATCACAGGCTGAGGGCCCATGCCGGTTGCGGCATCGTTGCCGACTCCGACCCCGATGGCGAAGCAGAGGAGCTGATGTGGAAATTACGGCCACTGCTGGAGGCCCTGGCTTGA
- the yedP gene encoding mannosyl-3-phosphoglycerate phosphatase-related protein YedP — translation MSDPQSCRWWVVTDLDGTLMDHHYDWSPAAATLRSLQRAGVPVIPCTSKTAEEVERFRAAALLRDPYIVENGGAIHGETPTCEPWDQALGPGWSALKPRLQELSEQLSEPLQALDELTDAEGERLLGLSGELLQQAQRRRCSVPFVPPSAAIQRRLDALAAAQGLAVVRGNRMCHLLGAEVSKGNALAALKQRLHEPDVKVLALGDSPNDLPLLEVADLAVVVPGAEGPHPQLRPGVESGRFELARAPHAEGWAEAVERLLQLR, via the coding sequence ATGAGCGACCCCCAGAGCTGCCGTTGGTGGGTGGTCACCGACCTCGATGGCACCTTGATGGACCATCACTACGACTGGTCTCCGGCAGCGGCGACGCTGCGCTCGCTGCAACGGGCAGGAGTGCCCGTGATTCCCTGCACAAGCAAAACGGCGGAGGAGGTGGAGCGTTTCCGCGCTGCAGCTCTGCTGCGGGATCCCTACATCGTCGAAAATGGGGGTGCCATTCATGGTGAAACGCCAACCTGCGAGCCCTGGGACCAGGCCCTGGGGCCTGGCTGGTCGGCGTTGAAACCTCGCTTGCAGGAGCTGTCTGAGCAGCTGTCTGAACCGTTGCAGGCTCTCGATGAACTCACGGACGCGGAGGGGGAACGTCTGCTTGGGCTTTCCGGCGAGTTGTTGCAACAGGCCCAACGGCGACGCTGCAGCGTGCCCTTTGTTCCGCCTTCAGCGGCGATCCAGCGGCGCCTTGATGCCCTGGCGGCGGCCCAGGGGCTGGCCGTTGTGCGCGGTAACCGGATGTGTCATCTGCTTGGCGCCGAGGTCAGCAAGGGAAACGCCTTGGCGGCTCTGAAGCAGCGCCTCCATGAACCGGATGTGAAGGTGCTGGCCCTGGGTGATTCCCCCAACGATCTGCCCCTGCTGGAGGTGGCGGACCTTGCGGTGGTGGTGCCGGGTGCCGAGGGTCCCCATCCGCAGTTGCGTCCTGGCGTGGAGAGCGGTCGCTTTGAGCTCGCCCGTGCCCCCCATGCAGAAGGGTGGGCTGAGGCGGTGGAACGCCTGCTACAACTCAGATAG
- a CDS encoding S8 family serine peptidase — protein MPKKYGYDKADDQGNRATKSIKKSNRSSIKNKSLSRPIVDRDGNGLVDSSEKTGYQLYIPESEIFITTASGKIFSDVTSKKWSAIAAAPAEKGHQVLIANNQSKKAKYQIWRLRSKGIVHLKGRRLTERALSSQGYEQVFDIDFNGDGIIEADTLIDAGDADFSLTGTAMVGKRLRAMRAADDPDGNGRLLITWQSSSGASIWTTTDTGKSISIPATLEGAQVRARVEYKDGDRFQETVFTQSRFIPYIDHGDAAFLIQGTPAVGQTLSISQSVADPDGDGTPSFSWLQSRDGINWSFLSSNPTFAISDNLEGQNIRADVRYTDGQGFEESISTNAVSIPYVDSGDAAFLIQGTPAVGQTLSISQSVADPDGDGTPSFSWLQSRDGINWSFLSSNPTFAIPDNLEGQNIRADVQYTDGQGFEESISTNAVSIPYVDSGDAAFLIQGTPAVGQTLSIHRSIDDPDGNGDDTLEITWQASLDGVNWSLASTNPSLIIPKTLEGHRIDATVAYTDTQGFSESISTDDLTIPFIDDGDAAFTIQGTPDVGQTLSIHRSTDDPDGNGDDSLEITWQASLDGITWWEVGTTPLFQIGPELAGHQLNAFVRYVDGQGFKERIRSVNVSISGAIESNLSRVDDFDSNINTSGKLNVNSSIDGELESAGDRDWFAIDLTAGRRYQVDLDGVSLHDPFLYLRNGSSDLINFNDDKSLFSLNSQIIFDVDSSDTYYLDAGSYDDAYAGRYTLKASELSAVKPSFSSTDGYGHVSARRAFEELLDISLDPVASIGGALWGVDNVDAPEVWNGGSIFPGTTGGGTTVAVIDTGVDLDHPEFAGRIVAGYDFVDNDSIADDGEGHGTHVAGIIAGANDGQGITGVAHDTSIMPLRVLDNDGNGWVSDIISAVRWAADNGADVINLSLGGDGSSQAMADAIRYASQRGSVVVMASGNTGSNSPDYPAAHAINHGIAVGAANSYQFLAGFSNRAGSTPLDYVTAPGVNIYSAVPGGGYDTFNGTSMAAPHVAGVAALLKSYNQGLSASTIEDLLTNSGSNSQGRATASNQSPPTGLTISDVITRQTLDTFSDKQLNGTLIASIDGNRQECRSTIRLLKRGIRSNDVTYKGLEDVRVIEASRNSFATLKISNERSVDQRELLSELLATNHFNYFEVDQQFSIV, from the coding sequence ATGCCAAAAAAATATGGCTATGACAAGGCGGACGACCAAGGCAATAGAGCCACTAAAAGCATCAAAAAGTCCAATAGAAGTAGCATTAAAAATAAAAGTTTATCCAGACCAATTGTCGACAGAGATGGCAATGGCTTAGTCGACAGCTCCGAGAAGACTGGATACCAGCTCTACATCCCCGAAAGCGAGATTTTTATTACCACCGCATCTGGTAAAATATTTTCCGATGTAACATCTAAAAAGTGGTCAGCCATTGCGGCAGCCCCAGCAGAGAAAGGACATCAAGTTTTAATAGCGAACAATCAATCCAAAAAAGCCAAATACCAAATTTGGAGATTGAGAAGCAAGGGAATCGTCCATTTAAAAGGTCGGCGGCTCACAGAAAGAGCCCTTAGCTCACAAGGCTACGAGCAAGTTTTCGATATTGATTTTAATGGTGACGGCATCATTGAAGCTGACACACTGATCGACGCAGGAGACGCAGATTTCTCTCTGACGGGAACTGCAATGGTTGGGAAACGATTACGGGCGATGCGAGCTGCCGATGATCCAGATGGAAATGGACGACTCCTCATCACCTGGCAGTCATCATCAGGAGCAAGCATCTGGACAACAACCGACACCGGCAAATCGATAAGTATCCCAGCAACACTGGAGGGCGCTCAGGTCCGTGCCAGGGTTGAGTACAAAGATGGCGATAGGTTTCAAGAAACTGTCTTTACCCAGTCGCGCTTCATTCCATACATCGATCACGGCGATGCTGCCTTCCTAATTCAAGGCACTCCAGCAGTCGGTCAAACCCTCTCTATCTCACAATCCGTCGCTGATCCCGATGGGGATGGGACACCCTCCTTCTCCTGGCTCCAATCCCGCGACGGCATCAACTGGTCTTTCCTTAGCTCCAACCCCACCTTCGCCATTTCTGACAACCTGGAAGGGCAGAACATCAGGGCGGACGTCCGATACACCGATGGCCAGGGCTTTGAGGAATCCATCTCCACGAATGCTGTCTCCATTCCCTACGTCGATAGCGGCGACGCTGCCTTCCTGATTCAAGGCACTCCAGCAGTCGGTCAAACCCTCTCTATCTCACAATCCGTCGCTGATCCCGATGGGGATGGGACACCCTCCTTCTCCTGGCTCCAATCCCGCGACGGCATCAACTGGTCTTTCCTTAGCTCCAACCCCACCTTCGCCATTCCCGACAACCTGGAAGGGCAGAACATCAGGGCAGACGTCCAATACACCGATGGCCAAGGCTTTGAGGAATCCATCTCCACAAATGCTGTCTCCATTCCCTACGTCGATAGCGGAGATGCTGCCTTCCTAATTCAAGGCACTCCAGCAGTCGGTCAAACCCTCTCTATCCATCGCTCCATCGACGATCCAGATGGCAACGGTGATGACACGCTTGAGATCACCTGGCAAGCCTCCCTCGATGGAGTCAATTGGTCTCTCGCCAGCACCAACCCCTCCTTAATCATTCCCAAAACCCTCGAGGGGCATCGAATCGATGCAACTGTCGCCTACACCGATACTCAGGGATTCAGCGAATCCATCAGCACCGACGATCTCACCATTCCTTTCATCGACGACGGTGATGCAGCCTTCACAATCCAAGGCACGCCAGACGTCGGCCAAACACTCTCCATCCATCGCTCCACCGACGACCCAGATGGTAATGGTGATGACTCGCTGGAGATCACCTGGCAAGCCTCTCTCGATGGCATCACTTGGTGGGAAGTCGGAACTACCCCCTTATTCCAGATCGGACCTGAGCTCGCCGGACATCAACTCAATGCCTTCGTACGGTACGTTGATGGGCAAGGTTTCAAAGAAAGAATTAGATCCGTCAACGTCTCCATTTCAGGCGCCATTGAATCAAACCTCAGTAGAGTCGACGACTTCGATAGCAACATAAATACAAGTGGCAAGCTCAATGTCAACAGCAGTATTGACGGTGAACTTGAATCTGCTGGCGACCGCGACTGGTTTGCCATCGACCTGACAGCAGGCCGTAGATACCAAGTCGACCTGGATGGCGTCAGTCTTCACGATCCCTTCCTCTATCTCCGCAACGGGTCATCAGACCTGATTAATTTTAATGATGACAAGTCCTTATTCAGCCTTAATTCACAGATAATTTTTGACGTAGATAGCAGTGATACGTATTACCTTGACGCAGGCTCTTACGACGACGCTTATGCGGGTCGCTATACCCTCAAAGCCTCTGAGCTCAGTGCAGTAAAACCTAGTTTCAGCAGCACGGATGGTTACGGCCATGTGAGCGCCAGACGCGCCTTCGAAGAACTTTTGGATATTTCACTTGACCCAGTCGCCTCCATTGGCGGCGCACTCTGGGGAGTCGACAATGTTGATGCGCCAGAAGTTTGGAACGGTGGCAGCATTTTTCCAGGTACAACAGGTGGTGGAACTACTGTTGCGGTGATCGACACAGGTGTGGATCTGGATCACCCAGAATTTGCAGGTCGCATTGTTGCTGGATACGACTTCGTCGACAACGATTCAATCGCTGATGATGGCGAAGGCCATGGCACCCATGTTGCTGGCATTATCGCTGGTGCTAATGACGGTCAGGGAATAACCGGGGTCGCCCATGACACCTCGATCATGCCCCTTCGAGTTTTGGATAATGATGGCAATGGCTGGGTCAGTGACATCATTTCCGCAGTGCGGTGGGCTGCCGACAACGGAGCTGATGTGATCAATTTATCTCTGGGTGGAGATGGCTCCAGCCAGGCCATGGCCGATGCCATTCGTTACGCATCACAGCGCGGGAGCGTTGTCGTAATGGCCTCTGGCAACACCGGTAGCAATTCCCCCGACTATCCCGCCGCCCATGCCATCAATCACGGCATTGCTGTTGGTGCTGCAAACAGCTATCAATTCCTAGCCGGGTTCTCCAACCGCGCCGGGAGCACACCGTTGGATTACGTCACAGCACCGGGCGTCAATATCTATTCAGCTGTTCCTGGAGGCGGTTACGACACGTTCAACGGGACATCGATGGCGGCTCCGCATGTGGCCGGAGTTGCAGCCCTACTTAAAAGTTATAACCAGGGCTTATCAGCATCAACTATCGAAGATCTGCTCACAAACTCTGGTAGCAATTCACAAGGTAGAGCTACAGCATCAAATCAATCACCTCCGACAGGATTGACAATAAGTGATGTGATCACCCGGCAGACACTTGATACTTTCAGTGACAAACAACTCAATGGCACTTTGATCGCCAGCATTGACGGAAACCGGCAAGAATGCCGCTCAACTATCCGCTTGCTCAAGCGAGGGATTCGATCCAACGATGTCACTTACAAAGGCCTGGAAGATGTGCGTGTGATCGAAGCCAGTCGCAACAGCTTTGCCACGCTGAAGATCTCCAATGAGCGTTCGGTAGACCAGCGGGAGTTACTGAGTGAACTTCTGGCCACCAACCACTTCAATTACTTTGAAGTCGACCAACAATTTTCAATCGTCTGA
- a CDS encoding NAD(P)-dependent oxidoreductase, translating to MTSVAVVGTGLLGTAITKRLLEKGFEVHVWNRNPARLADLQELGAHAIQELHGAAQGRQAVITVLRDGAVTANVIHALGPIHGSTVMPMGTMGITEIRSLAEQVQHQNGHCLEAPVLGSKPQALKGELLVMAGGEPALFDQQRPLLEHLSQEPMLVGPIGSGAATKLALNQLIASLTHAFSLSLRLVQQAGVHVETFMAILRPSALYAPTFDKKLQRMLEGHYDDPNFSTALLRKDLHLFLEEATAAGLQIQGLQGLDALLEQSSGSQLDDLDYCALHELTQESF from the coding sequence ATGACTTCTGTAGCCGTTGTAGGGACAGGGCTCCTGGGTACTGCCATCACCAAGCGACTATTAGAGAAGGGCTTTGAGGTTCATGTTTGGAATCGCAACCCCGCGCGTTTGGCAGATCTGCAAGAGCTTGGGGCGCACGCCATCCAAGAGCTGCACGGAGCTGCCCAAGGACGCCAAGCCGTCATCACCGTGTTGCGCGACGGAGCAGTTACAGCAAACGTGATCCATGCACTTGGGCCAATCCATGGCTCCACCGTGATGCCGATGGGAACCATGGGCATCACGGAAATCCGCAGCTTGGCTGAACAGGTTCAGCATCAGAACGGACACTGTTTGGAAGCGCCTGTGCTGGGCAGCAAACCTCAGGCCTTGAAAGGAGAACTGTTGGTGATGGCCGGTGGTGAGCCGGCGCTGTTTGACCAGCAGAGACCGCTCCTGGAGCATCTCTCACAAGAGCCAATGCTGGTGGGACCGATCGGCAGCGGTGCTGCCACCAAGCTTGCGCTCAATCAACTGATCGCCAGCCTTACCCACGCCTTTTCTCTGTCGCTGCGACTGGTGCAGCAGGCAGGCGTGCACGTTGAGACGTTCATGGCCATCCTGAGGCCCTCGGCGCTCTATGCCCCCACCTTCGATAAGAAGCTGCAGCGGATGCTGGAGGGTCACTATGACGACCCGAACTTCAGCACAGCCCTGCTGCGCAAGGACCTGCACCTGTTCCTGGAGGAGGCGACCGCTGCTGGACTCCAAATCCAAGGGCTGCAGGGTCTGGACGCCCTGCTGGAACAGTCATCCGGTAGCCAACTGGATGACCTCGACTATTGCGCCCTGCATGAGCTGACGCAAGAAAGTTTTTAA
- a CDS encoding aminotransferase class IV yields MTGGVAWCEGRWGTPAELSLPLDDRGLQLADGLFETVLIRAGQPCLLDEHLQRWSEASAQLGLDPPPGRDHLMPLIQEAVQRALPDQSCGALRLNWSRGSSSQRGIAPPCIGGHRFWLTLQPWIPIFTPISAIISRLERRNSDSLLSRCKTFAYGQAVQARREASERGCDDALLLNTNGELCCSTTANLLLKPGGAKGDGPWLTPPLSSGCLPGVMRARALRLGLAVEADLGASLGSDDQLLLINSLGCRSLLSLDHQPLYSQALGIDSAESLWQHLLN; encoded by the coding sequence TTGACGGGAGGGGTCGCCTGGTGTGAGGGCCGATGGGGCACACCGGCTGAGCTGAGCCTGCCCCTGGATGACCGGGGCCTGCAACTCGCCGATGGACTGTTCGAAACCGTGTTGATCCGCGCCGGTCAGCCCTGTCTGCTGGATGAGCACCTGCAGCGCTGGAGTGAGGCCAGCGCGCAGCTGGGCCTGGATCCTCCGCCCGGCCGCGACCATCTGATGCCCCTGATCCAGGAGGCTGTGCAGCGGGCCTTGCCCGACCAGAGTTGTGGTGCCCTGCGGCTCAACTGGAGTCGGGGTTCATCCTCCCAACGCGGGATCGCACCGCCATGTATCGGGGGACATCGGTTCTGGCTGACGCTTCAGCCCTGGATACCGATCTTCACACCTATCTCCGCGATCATCAGTCGCCTGGAGCGCCGCAACAGCGACAGCCTGCTGAGCCGTTGCAAGACCTTTGCCTACGGTCAAGCGGTGCAGGCGAGACGGGAAGCTTCAGAACGGGGCTGCGATGACGCCCTGTTGCTCAACACCAACGGCGAGCTCTGCTGCAGCACCACCGCCAATCTGCTGCTGAAGCCTGGCGGTGCGAAGGGGGATGGCCCCTGGCTGACTCCTCCCCTCAGCAGTGGCTGCCTGCCGGGGGTGATGCGGGCCCGGGCCCTGCGGCTGGGACTGGCGGTGGAGGCCGACCTGGGCGCCAGCCTGGGGTCAGACGATCAGCTGCTGCTGATCAACAGCCTCGGTTGCCGAAGCCTGTTGAGCCTCGACCATCAGCCCCTCTACTCCCAAGCCCTGGGAATCGATTCAGCCGAATCGCTGTGGCAACATCTGCTCAACTAG
- a CDS encoding sugar phosphorylase: MQTLSAETLQGLLENLYLEDSSADSEQLSSQLLQILRGASANDDPPGATDLWTGADAVLITYADTVVEHGVPALRSLRQLLNNRLRPFAEVVHVLPFLTSTSDGGFAVASHDRIEPRFGDWGDLADLADGRRLMADLVLNHISASHPWVRQFLRDEEPGRSCVLEATPDPCWDQVVRPRSSSLFTQLSGSDGPRQVWTTFGPDQVDVDWRSPEVLLGFTRLMDQMLRHGVRWVRLDAVGFIWKTPGTGCIHLPEAHRIVEVLRQLMERSCSGGVVVTETNVPEQENLSYLVSGREAHLAYNFPLPPLLLEAAISGRADLLNGWLNRWPALPEATGLFNFTACHDGVGLRALEGLMSDQRRLQLLIACEQRGGLISHRRLTNGEEAPYEINISWWSAMADAGIDPAHLQRARFLMTQLLMLALPGVPAFYLPALLATPNDLGRFRRTGQRRDLNRPQFKADTVERRLQDPDSDATAVTSVLGHALRVRRDQPALHPDAAMEVLSAGRTDLVMLRRSGGGQTLVAVHNVTPSRLTLALGRLGGRTGLAWADCLSGSSETHGSQLQLEPYAVHWLIQA, encoded by the coding sequence ATGCAGACCTTGAGCGCTGAAACGCTGCAGGGCCTGCTGGAGAACCTCTACCTCGAGGATTCTTCCGCTGATTCCGAGCAGCTGTCGTCGCAATTGCTGCAGATTTTGCGTGGTGCGTCAGCAAACGACGACCCGCCCGGTGCGACGGATCTCTGGACAGGCGCCGATGCGGTGCTGATCACCTATGCCGATACGGTGGTGGAGCATGGGGTGCCCGCGTTGCGCAGCCTGCGTCAGCTACTCAACAACCGCCTGCGGCCCTTCGCTGAGGTGGTGCATGTGCTGCCGTTTCTGACCTCCACCAGTGATGGCGGCTTTGCGGTGGCCAGCCACGACCGGATCGAGCCGCGCTTCGGTGACTGGGGAGATCTGGCGGACCTTGCTGACGGTCGTCGTCTGATGGCAGACCTGGTGCTGAACCACATCTCCGCCTCCCATCCCTGGGTGAGGCAGTTCCTGCGCGATGAGGAGCCGGGGCGCTCCTGTGTGCTGGAGGCGACGCCTGATCCCTGCTGGGACCAGGTGGTGCGGCCGCGGAGTTCTTCTCTGTTCACCCAGCTGAGCGGGTCGGATGGTCCGCGTCAAGTGTGGACCACGTTTGGGCCCGACCAAGTGGATGTGGATTGGCGAAGTCCGGAGGTGCTGCTGGGATTCACGCGGCTGATGGACCAGATGCTTCGCCATGGGGTCCGCTGGGTCCGGCTGGATGCGGTCGGGTTCATCTGGAAGACGCCGGGGACAGGCTGCATCCACCTGCCAGAAGCCCATCGCATCGTTGAGGTGCTGCGGCAGCTGATGGAGCGCAGCTGTTCAGGCGGGGTGGTGGTGACGGAGACCAATGTTCCGGAGCAGGAGAACTTGTCGTATCTGGTCAGCGGTCGAGAGGCCCATCTGGCCTACAACTTCCCGTTGCCGCCCCTCTTGCTGGAGGCGGCCATCAGTGGTCGTGCTGATCTGCTGAACGGCTGGCTCAACCGTTGGCCCGCGCTACCGGAGGCCACGGGGCTGTTCAATTTCACCGCTTGCCATGACGGTGTCGGTCTGCGGGCCCTCGAGGGGCTGATGTCGGATCAGCGGAGACTGCAGCTGTTGATTGCCTGCGAGCAGCGGGGTGGTCTGATCAGTCACCGTCGCCTCACCAACGGTGAGGAGGCTCCTTACGAGATCAACATCAGCTGGTGGAGTGCCATGGCGGATGCCGGAATTGACCCGGCCCATCTGCAACGGGCACGCTTTCTGATGACCCAGCTGCTGATGCTGGCCCTGCCCGGTGTTCCGGCGTTTTATTTGCCGGCCCTGTTGGCCACACCCAATGACCTGGGCCGGTTCCGCCGCACCGGACAGCGCAGGGATCTCAACCGCCCGCAGTTCAAGGCGGACACTGTTGAGCGGCGGCTGCAGGATCCCGACAGCGATGCCACCGCCGTTACATCGGTGTTGGGTCATGCCCTGCGTGTGCGCCGCGATCAGCCGGCCTTGCATCCCGATGCGGCCATGGAGGTGTTGAGTGCTGGACGCACCGATCTGGTAATGCTGCGTCGAAGTGGTGGCGGTCAGACCCTGGTGGCGGTTCATAACGTCACCCCTTCGCGGTTGACCCTGGCCTTGGGGCGTCTCGGCGGTCGCACTGGTCTTGCCTGGGCCGATTGTCTGAGCGGATCCTCCGAGACCCATGGCTCGCAACTTCAGTTGGAACCTTATGCCGTGCATTGGCTGATTCAGGCATGA
- a CDS encoding 7-carboxy-7-deazaguanine synthase QueE, giving the protein MIQDAATLPVVETFHSLQGEGHHSGRSAFFIRLAGCNVGCPWCDTKHSWPTTQHSSLSVDDLAEQASRARHNGAAFIVITGGEPLHQDLAPLTEALNKRCALPIHLETSGVDPLTGRFDWITLSPKRHRPPLPLLLRTCHELKVVVHTSDDIAFAKKMESQCPASTERLLQPGWNCSEGEQLALEHVRRHPIWRLSLQTHKWLAIQ; this is encoded by the coding sequence ATGATCCAAGACGCGGCCACCCTGCCGGTGGTGGAGACCTTCCATTCCCTGCAGGGGGAAGGCCATCACAGCGGCCGCAGCGCCTTCTTCATCCGTTTGGCCGGCTGCAATGTCGGTTGTCCCTGGTGTGACACCAAGCACTCCTGGCCAACAACGCAGCATTCAAGTCTGAGTGTTGACGACCTTGCTGAGCAGGCATCGCGTGCGCGTCACAACGGCGCCGCCTTCATTGTGATCACCGGCGGAGAACCTCTCCATCAGGATCTGGCGCCGCTGACCGAAGCCTTGAACAAACGCTGTGCACTGCCGATTCACCTGGAAACCAGTGGTGTGGACCCCTTAACAGGACGCTTTGACTGGATCACGCTCTCTCCCAAGCGCCACCGCCCCCCTCTCCCGCTTCTCCTGCGGACATGTCACGAATTGAAAGTGGTCGTCCACACCTCAGACGACATCGCCTTCGCCAAAAAGATGGAATCGCAATGTCCGGCCTCGACAGAGCGACTCTTGCAACCAGGATGGAACTGCTCGGAAGGTGAACAGTTGGCTCTGGAGCACGTCCGCCGCCATCCCATCTGGAGACTCAGCCTTCAAACTCATAAGTGGCTCGCAATTCAATGA
- the queC gene encoding 7-cyano-7-deazaguanine synthase QueC, whose translation MTQRTSVALLSGGLDSATAAAMALEEGDRVIGLSFDYGQRHRRELEAAAAVASHLELAEHHCLAVDLAAWGGSALTDDAITIPTDGVQDGVIPPTYVPGRNTVFIAVGLSLAEARGAERLVLGVNAVDYSGYPDCRPDYLNVFQQLANLASKAGREGHGTRLCAPLVEWSKTRIVEEALRLNVPIQSTWSCYSGGSTPCGICDSCRIRDAALREAGRPDLCSNAST comes from the coding sequence ATGACCCAACGCACCTCCGTCGCGCTGCTGTCCGGCGGCCTGGATTCAGCCACGGCGGCGGCCATGGCCCTGGAGGAAGGTGATCGTGTGATCGGCCTGTCCTTCGACTACGGCCAGCGTCACCGTCGCGAGCTGGAGGCTGCGGCTGCAGTTGCCTCGCACCTGGAGCTGGCGGAGCATCACTGTCTTGCGGTCGATCTGGCGGCCTGGGGCGGATCCGCCCTCACCGACGACGCCATCACCATTCCCACCGATGGCGTCCAGGACGGCGTGATCCCACCCACCTACGTCCCTGGTCGCAACACTGTGTTCATTGCAGTAGGACTGAGCCTTGCCGAGGCCCGTGGAGCCGAACGCTTGGTACTGGGGGTGAATGCCGTGGACTATTCCGGCTATCCCGACTGCCGGCCCGATTATCTGAACGTCTTTCAGCAGCTGGCTAATCTAGCTAGCAAAGCTGGTCGCGAAGGCCATGGCACCCGGCTCTGTGCACCGCTGGTGGAGTGGAGCAAAACCAGAATTGTTGAGGAAGCACTCAGGCTCAACGTGCCGATCCAATCCACCTGGAGTTGCTACAGCGGTGGCTCGACCCCATGCGGAATCTGCGACAGCTGCCGCATCCGCGATGCCGCCCTGCGGGAAGCCGGTCGCCCGGACCTCTGCAGTAACGCGTCAACATGA